A DNA window from Hordeum vulgare subsp. vulgare chromosome 1H, MorexV3_pseudomolecules_assembly, whole genome shotgun sequence contains the following coding sequences:
- the LOC123446754 gene encoding thioredoxin H-type encodes MAASATAAAVAAEVISVHSLEQWTMQIEEANTAKKLVVIDFTASWCGPCRIMAPVFADLAKKFPNAVFLKVDVDELKPIAEQFSVEAMPTFLFMKEGDVKDRVVGAIKEELTAKVGLHAAAQ; translated from the exons atggcggCGTCGGCAAcggcggcggcagtggcggcggAGGTGATCTCGGTCCACAGCCTGGAGCAGTGGACCATGCAGATCGAGGAGGCCAACACCGCCAAGAAGCTG GTGGTGATTGACTTCACTGCATCATGGTGCGGACCATGCCGCATCATGGCTCCAGTTTTCGCTGATCTCGCCAAGAAGTTCCCAAATGCTGTTTTCCTCAAGGTCGACGTGGATGAACTGAAG CCCATTGCTGAGCAATTCAGTGTCGAGGCCATGCCAACGTTCCTGTTCATGAAGGAAGGAGACGTCAAGGACAGGGTTGTCGGAGCTATCAAGGAGGAACTGACCGCCAAGGTTGGGCTTCACGCGGCGGCCCAGTAA